TGTCACGCCTTCAATAGCTATATCAAACAAGCGCTGGCCGCTGGTCTGGTGGAAGGTTTCTGCAAAATGCAGCTCAACCGTGTAATTGCCACGCTCAAGACCAGGCAGCAGGAAGCGGATATCATTGTTGAACCGCTCTGCTTCGTAGAGGTCGTCGTCTTCCGTGCCGGCGATGTTGGCAATTTTCGAAAATGCCGTGCCTTCATTCAGGAAGTAAACACCGGTATCTTCCATCCAGGTAAGGTCTGTTGAGATGTACTCAATGCCTCCCGCGTTAAGGGCAAACGGAATACTTACATCTGCAACAGCACCGCTGATTTCAATACCACTGATTTTGGCCCGCTCTACGATCGAAATGAAATCGATGTCCAGTGAATCATCTGATACCTGGATGTTGAAAATGTTTTCAGATACTGCCGTATTGGAGTTACCGGCTTCTGCCAGAATATCGTAGTTGTCCAGTACAGTAACACCTTCAATCTGTACGTCAAATACACGCTGGCCGGCGTTTGCAAAGGCCGTCTCAGCAAAATGTAGTGTTACCGAGTAGGTACCATTCTCCAATGGGATTGTGTACCCAAACGGAGAAAGTGAAGCATTGGAAATACGCTCGGTCTGGTAAAGGCCGTCGTTATTTGTGTTGCTGATTGTATTCATTGATTCCGGACCAACACTGCTGTCTTCGCTGAAGAACGAATCGCCAATGTAGGTCTCGCCGTCACCCGTAGCTTCGTTTGCCGTTCCTGCGTTGATGCGCATGATAGGACCGGTTTGCGCAACTGCAGACTGGAAACTGAACAGGAAGATGAGGAGGAGTGCGGAAAGGAGGAAGTTGGGTCGAAAAGGAATTGTATCAGTAATTCTATACATAGCTATGTTTCGGGGTTACCCAGTTCTATCAATGTGGGAATCGTAAAATATTTTCGTGACACAGGTACTTTGTTACTGAATTCAACATCGATTTCGATGCTTTATTCATGCAGCGTTGGGCATTATGGGCAATGCGCCGGCGCCGGCTATAACATTTGACCTCGTTCACAGGTGTTGCCAACCGCTTGCATGAGGCGCGAAGTACGGTTATGTTGGAGATGTTTAGGCAATGTTTATACCGTAGCAGGGTGGAACCACTCAATTTTCCACATTATCAATTCGAAATCCAGGAAGCTGAAGGCCGGCAAGTCATTTTCGACAACCTGAGGAAGAAATGGCTGCAGTTGTTGCCGGAAGAATGGGTGCGTCAGCACGTTGTGCAATACCTCGTTCAGGAAAAACAGGTACCTGCCGGCCTGATTGGCGTAGAGAAGGGTTTTCAGTTCCAGGGCATGCAGCGGCGGGCAGACCTGATTGTCCACGATCGACAGGGTGCACCAGTACTCATGGTTGAGTGCAAAGCACCCGCTGTGAAAATTACGCAAGACGTCTTCGACCAGGTAGCCCGGTATAACATGGTGATTCACGCTGAGTATCTATTTGTAACGAATGGTTTACAACATTACTGCTGTAAAATTGAAGCAGATACCAGGCAATACAGCTTTTTGAAGGAGTTGCCCGTTTTTTCAGCGCTTTAGGGCCTGATAATGCAGCGGTTGCTTATCTGATCGGTCAAATTGCCACACTTATAGGTAGACTTGGCGATAGTTTCTGGATCTTGGGCCGGTATTTTGCTCCTATCATTTCTGTTTAAATCTAAAGGACACGAAGCGTTATTAATATTATGAACTATTCAACTGAACAGGAGATTGCTGTAAAGGCGGTGCAGGAAGCTGCAAAACTGTGTCAGGCTGTGCAGGCGCAGATTACAAGTAGCGTGCTGGAGAAGAAAGACAAAAGCCCCGTTACGGTTGCAGATTTTGGCAGCCAGGCGCTTGTTTGCCGGGCTATCCGCGAAGCATTTCCTGACGATCCCATTATTGCCGAAGAAGACAGCGCAGCGCTCAAAACGGACGAGAACGCTCCCCTGCTCGAAAAAGTTGTTGCACACCTGTCTGATTTAAGATCCGGTGTTGATGCTGAAACTGCCTGCAAATGGATTGACCATGGTGGCGCACAGGAGTACAGCGAACGGTTCTGGACGCTTGACCCCATCGATGGCACAAAAGGCTTCCTCCGCGGTGAGCAGTATGCCATTGCGCTTGCCTTGATTGTTGACGGAGAAATTGTGGTAGCCGCATTGGGTTGCCCCAACCTGCCAGTAAGCGCAGATCAACCGGATAATACGGGTGTAGTTTATGCCGCAGTCCTTGGAGAAGGCACAACCTGCATTCCAATGGATGGCAGCACCGAATCTGTTGCTGTAAAAGTGAGCGATACCACTGATTCTGCCCAGGCGCGCTTCTGTGAGTCTGTTGAATCGGGTCACACGTCGCACAGCGACTCTGCCAACGTAGCGGAGAAGCTTGGTATTACAGCAGATTCTGTACGCCTTGACAGCCAGGCTAAATATGCTGTGGTTGCACGAGGCGAAGCAGACATTTACCTGCGCCTGCCTACGCGGCCCGGTTATGTTGAGAAAATCTGGGACCACGCCGCTGGGGTACTGGTGATGACCGAAGCTGGTGGGAAAGCATCAGACATTTACGGTCAGCCACTCGAGTTTAACCATGGCTGGGGACTGCACGCCAACAAAGGTGTGATTGTGAGCAACGGCAAACTGCATGATGCCGTTATCGAAGCGATCAACGAAGTGGGTGTTACCGCTGCGTAAGTTGGTGTGATAAAAGTAGATTTTTTGCAGGGTTGTGGGGTTTATCCTCGCAACCCTGCTTTTTTTATCTGGGTACAGGCTTGCTCCAGGACCGGGAATTCCTTGGCGTAACAGAAGCGGAGGGAGGGTGGTGCTGTGGCTGGGTCATGGTAAAACGCATCCCCCGGAACGGTAGCTACGCCAACGCGCTGGATCATGGTTTCACAGGCTTCCTGGCAGGTTGCAAAGCCCGGCACGACCCCGTGCAAATTTTCAAAGCCGGCCAACACGTAGTAGGCGCCTTGCGGTGGCGCAAAAGTGAAGCCGGCCATGTCCAGTGCGTCACACATCATATCGCGTTTGACGCGGTAGTCTGCCATCATCTGTTCGAAGTAGGCATCCGACATTTCAAAGGCCTCGGCAAGGCCGTGTTGCAAAGGTGTTGGTGCGCAAATGTAGAACAGGTCGTTGAGCAGTCCCATCTTTGCAATAATTGGCGCTGGTCCAACGGCATACCCCAGGCGCCAGCCTGTCATGTTGTACGTTTTACTAAAGCCAGACAGCGTGATGGTGCGCTCA
This region of Bacteroidota bacterium genomic DNA includes:
- a CDS encoding 3'(2'),5'-bisphosphate nucleotidase; this encodes MNYSTEQEIAVKAVQEAAKLCQAVQAQITSSVLEKKDKSPVTVADFGSQALVCRAIREAFPDDPIIAEEDSAALKTDENAPLLEKVVAHLSDLRSGVDAETACKWIDHGGAQEYSERFWTLDPIDGTKGFLRGEQYAIALALIVDGEIVVAALGCPNLPVSADQPDNTGVVYAAVLGEGTTCIPMDGSTESVAVKVSDTTDSAQARFCESVESGHTSHSDSANVAEKLGITADSVRLDSQAKYAVVARGEADIYLRLPTRPGYVEKIWDHAAGVLVMTEAGGKASDIYGQPLEFNHGWGLHANKGVIVSNGKLHDAVIEAINEVGVTAA
- a CDS encoding malectin domain-containing carbohydrate-binding protein, producing the protein MYRITDTIPFRPNFLLSALLLIFLFSFQSAVAQTGPIMRINAGTANEATGDGETYIGDSFFSEDSSVGPESMNTISNTNNDGLYQTERISNASLSPFGYTIPLENGTYSVTLHFAETAFANAGQRVFDVQIEGVTVLDNYDILAEAGNSNTAVSENIFNIQVSDDSLDIDFISIVERAKISGIEISGAVADVSIPFALNAGGIEYISTDLTWMEDTGVYFLNEGTAFSKIANIAGTEDDDLYEAERFNNDIRFLLPGLERGNYTVELHFAETFHQTSGQRLFDIAIEGVTEFTDYDIFVEAGGFSVAIVEEFQNVPVLDGILNVTLSRSVGSATINAIAITSASSVSNEDVVDLAVPGSHKLTAAYPNPFNPQTQFSLSVAATQQVRINVYNLLGQHVQTMYNGTMAAQQEQTFSFEAGTLPSGIYLIQVQGESFLETQQVTLLK
- a CDS encoding type I restriction enzyme HsdR N-terminal domain-containing protein, producing the protein MEPLNFPHYQFEIQEAEGRQVIFDNLRKKWLQLLPEEWVRQHVVQYLVQEKQVPAGLIGVEKGFQFQGMQRRADLIVHDRQGAPVLMVECKAPAVKITQDVFDQVARYNMVIHAEYLFVTNGLQHYCCKIEADTRQYSFLKELPVFSAL